From the genome of Papaver somniferum cultivar HN1 chromosome 2, ASM357369v1, whole genome shotgun sequence, one region includes:
- the LOC113350606 gene encoding craniofacial development protein 2-like: MQTFDLYCIIRSTSPHAPDPDCLCPQERAPKDEKTSFWEDLEGLVRSVPLKEKLFVGGDLNGHVGSDCAPGEERVHRRLGDGTRNHPDETIMDFAVSADLAVTNTFFTKRQDQLATYVSGGNSTQIDFILCRREDLKYCLDCKTIPGAGFGFIHQHKLLVAVFRLKGKPPGVTAKESTE, translated from the exons ATGCAGACATTTGACCTTTACTGCATTATACGGTCCACATCTCCACACGCCCCTGACCCTGAT TGCTTATGCCCCCAGGAGAGAGCCCCAAAGGATGAGAAAACATCCTTCTGGGAAGACCTAGAAGGTCTCGTCAGGAGTGTACCACTGAAGGAGAAATTGTTTGTAGGAGGCGATCTGAATGGGCACGTGGGCTCAGATTGTGCACCCGGGGAGGAAAGGGTACACAGAAGGCTTGGTGACGGTACTAGAAACCACCCAGACGAAACCATCATGGATTTTGCGGTATCGGCGGATCTTGCAGTCACAAATACGTTTTTCACAAAGCGCCAGGACCAACTGGCGACCTACGTGAGTGGAGGCAACTCCACCCAGATAgactttatcctctgcaggagaGAGGACCTAAAGTATTGTTTGGACTGCAAGACGATACCTGGTGCCGGTTTCGGTTTCATTCACCAGCACAAACTTCTGGTGGCTGTTTTCCGCCTCAAAGGTAAACCACCCGGCGTTACGGCCAAAGAGAGTACCGAATAA
- the LOC113346722 gene encoding probable cadmium/zinc-transporting ATPase HMA1, chloroplastic encodes MDASNCLPIGSRVSFCTTLNRSRRRSIQAGRIDYSFLSKKKKISYSSNSIIKPYLSQSLCNSTQSQLQRWVIQCASSSHGHHVHDHHHEEEHKHSQKHDHDHEHHHHHHHHHHGGECLELTNSQKAVLGFAKAIGWADLAGFLRENLQLCCCSAALLLCAAVCPYLVPKSAAKLLQNAFISIAFPLVGVSAGLDAAIDIAAGKVNIHVLMALAAFASVFMGNALEGALLLAMFNLAHIAEEYFTSRSMVDVKELKDGHPDFALVVEMKGEKLPHLSDLAYKQVPLPDVEVGSYILVRAGESVPVDGEVSQGRSTITIEHLTGEAKPVEMKVGDRIPGGARNLDGMMIVKATKTWSESTLNRIVQLTEEAQLNKPKLQRWLDEFGEQYSKVVVALSLGVAILGPFLFKWPFIGTSVCRGSVYRALGLMVAASPCALAVAPLAYATAISACASKGILLKGGHVFDALASCNTIAFDKTGTLTTGELMCKAIEPIHGHREVFRSKGACCTPNCEKEALAVAAAMEKGTTHPIGRAVVDHSIGKDLPSLSVENFESLPGRGLYATLTGVESGTRNGELLKASLGSVEYIASLFNSEDDSKKIKEAASTSSFGSDLVHAALSVNSKVTLFHFEDKPRPGVASVISELKDHGKLRVMMLTGDHESSASRVASTVGISEVYSSLKPEDKLNQVKTISRDMGGGLIMVGDGINDAPALAAATVGIVLAQRASGTAIAVADVLLLRDDICTVPFCIAKSRQTTSLVKQSVALALTCIILAALPSVLGFLPLWLTVLLHEGGTLLVCLNSIRALNNPTWSWKQDFQLMHKSFMSSLAMLLRRPPISDTVQAKPV; translated from the exons ATGGATGCTTCAAATTGTTTGCCGATTGGAAGTAGAGTTAGTTTTTGTACTACACTAAATCGTTCGAGAAGAAGAAGTATTCAAGCTGGAAGAATTGATTATTCATTtttatcgaagaagaagaaaatttcttACTCGTCAAATTCAATTATCAAACCCTATTTATCTCAATCTCTTTGTAATTCAACTCAATCTCAACTACAACGATGGGTGATTCAATGTGCATCCTCATCTCATGGTCATCACGTTCACGATCATCATCATGAAGAAGAACACAAACACAGTCAAAAGCATGATCATGATCATgagcatcatcaccatcatcatcatcatcatcatggtgGAGAATGTTTGGAACTGACTAATTCTCAGAAAGCAGTTCTTGGATTTGCTAAAGCAATTGGGTGGGCTGACTTAGCTGGATTTCTCCGTGAGAATTTacagctttgttgttgttctgcaGCTTTGCTTCTTTGTGCTGCTGTTTGCCCATATTTAGTTCCTAAATCAGCGGCTAAGCTTCTTCAGAATGCCTTTATCTCCATCGCGTTTCCTCTCGTCGGG GTTTCAGCGGGACTTGATGCTGCGATTGATATTGCGGCTGGAAAAGTAAACATTCATGTCCTTATGGCTCTTGCAGCCTTTGCATCGGTATTCATGGGGAATGCTTTAGAAGGAGCCTTACTTCTTGCAATGTTCAACTTGGCTCATATTG CTGAAGAATATTTCACTAGCCGCTCAATGGTTGATGTTAAAGAATTAAAGGATGGGCATCCAGATTTTGCGCTCGTTGTGGAGATGAAGGGTGAAAAACTACCTCATCTCTCTGACTTGGCATACAAACAAGTCCCTCTGCCTGACGTTGAAGTCGGTTCATACATCTTGGTCAGAGCTGGTGAG TCTGTTCCAGTTGATGGTGAAGTTTCGCAAGGGAGATCAACAATTACAATTGAGCATTTGACTGGTGAAGCCAAACCAGTAGAGATGAAAGTTGGGGATAGAATCCCTGGAGGTGCAAGAAACTTGGATGGTATGATGATAGTCAAG GCAACGAAAACATGGAGTGAGTCAACACTGAACAGGATTGTGCAGTTGACTGAAGAAGCACAGTTGAATAAACCAAAGCTACAAAGGTGGCTAGATGAATTTGGAGAGCAGTACAGTAAGGTTGTAGTAGCTCTGTCTCTTGGAGTTGCTATCCTTGGACCATTTCTATTTAAGTGGCCCTTCATTGGCACATCAG TTTGCAGAGGATCAGTTTACCGAGCATTGGGGCTTATGGTCGCCGCATCACCGTGTGCATTAGCAGTAGCTCCTCTGGCTTATGCCACTGCAATCAGTGCTTGTGCAAGTAAG ggaaTATTACTGAAGGGTGGACATGTATTTGATGCTTTGGCATCGTGTAACACGATTGCTTTTGATAAAACTGGAACACTGACTACCGGGGAGCTTATGTGCAAAGCGATTGAGCCTATTCATGGACATCGGGAAGTATTTAGATCAAAAGGTGCTTGCTGTACGCCTAATTGTGAGAAAGAAGCTCTTGCTGTAGCTGCTGCAATGGAAAAAGGGACTACTCATCCCATTGGAAG agCTGTTGTGGACCACAGCATAGGAAAAGATCTTCCCTCCCTGTCCGTCGAAAACTTTGAATCATTGCCTGGTAGAGGTCTCTATGCAACATTGACAGGTGTTGAG TCAGGAACAAGAAATGGGGAACTGCTGAAGGCATCACTTGGATCAGTAGAGTATATTGCCTCACTGTTTAACTCAGAGGATGATTCGAAGAAGATAAAGGAGGCTGCGAGCACATCTTCCTTTGGAAGTGATCTTGTACATGCGGCTCTATCTGTTAATAGTAAG GTAACACTATTTCACTTCGAGGATAAGCCTAGACCGGGTGTTGCAAGTGTAATATCCGAGTTGAAAGATCATGGGAAGCTTCGTGTGATGATGTTAACCGGTGACCATGAATCAAGTGCTTCCAGGGTTGCAAGTACTGTGGGGATCAGTGAAGTGTACAGCAGCCTGAAACCTGAAGATAAGCTTAATCAAGTGAAAACTATTTCAAGAGATATGG GAGGGGGTTTGATTATGGTTGGTGATGGGATCAATGATGCACCAGCGCTTGCTGCTGCCACTGTAGGCATTGTGCTTGCTCAACGTGCCAGTGGAACAGCTATAGCTGTGGCAGATGTTCTTTTGTTGCGGGACGACATTTGTACTGTACCATTTTGTATTGCTAAATCCCGTCAGACTACTTCACTG GTCAAGCAAAGTGTGGCTCTCGCACTTACATGCATAATACTTGCTGCTCTTCCATCTGTTCTGGGTTTTCTCCCACTTTGGTTAACG GTTCTTCTGCATGAAGGTGGTACGCTTCTTGTTTGCCTAAATTCTATTCGTGCCTTAAACAACCCCACTTGGTCCTGGAAGCAGGATTTCCAGCTCATGCATAAATCATTTATGTCATCTTTAGCTATGCTGTTGAGAAGACCGCCAATTTCAGATACCGTACAGGCTAAACCAGTGTAA